In Sulfitobacter albidus, the following proteins share a genomic window:
- a CDS encoding non-ribosomal peptide synthetase, which produces MVHDILREAQAEGVQLYVEDDRLKFRARDAPPSAALSAQIKRNKEALIALLTAQRVPTLTPSGRDRAPLTPNQARVFYQGAAFDTGETYVMQVAYRFDALLDPARLRAAFERIVARHSVLRSRFFVDETGVPTQQICEEAARCLIWSVEADVEPAKWLHARAQARCDLSSGQVMNVALLQGADESHLHIACHHIAFDGASYGALFAELVQLYEEPEADLAPLPLHYVDFALSEVGQGWSPASRDYWRAQLDGVASFNGLPPDRPRPPVADFGGTALHQTLPADLEDGLSALAARVGVSRFTAYLAAFNVQLSRYLRTEDCVVGTPLSGRSLPQLDGMIGFFANFLPLRNRIDPALSFRQLLAQVHRTNLMAQQHQDLDVQEMIRDLGYAGETAFTPLNQIVFSFEESRDEHLILGGHRGQKLPLPRQRAAFDIECSLVKHADGPLEAYWVYSDALFDADTMSGFAEAFETTLRRLIAAPETALGKISLGPTATPAQALHAETPPPCFIEMFEAQVARSPQADACRWVEPDGTVVTQSYAALDARATAMAAALLRHGVTAGDCIAVCVGPLAQTIAHLIAVQKTGAAYMILDPAIPSDRSRMMYARAGCHCAIGTVVAGQLPPDATVIEAAPDDAPFVTVEGPREGAAVVLFTSGSTGTPKGVSLPHGALAHFLSVAQGRLGIGPRDCAAVASTLTFDAHILEIYLALSQGGSLALLDPARARDAAFLQRDQDALGISTLFATPTTWQILRDAGWRPRDGMTLITGGETLPQHLSDDLLTCAHDLRLLNVYGPTEATVFNLCAFMQPDVPVSLGVALPGNRVRLVDPYGHPVPPACRGEITIAGPQVGLGYLGPEPGFSDGPAGRCYATGDIARQAPDGQFSMIGREDFQVKIHGVRLELDEIATALEQHPCVIRATVVLSGADGTLARLAAYVETILDRKEAGAQLARFLAARVPRSHLPGSYTVLDRMPLTPSGKIDRNALPAPTAQTVLSQGRAPETALERTICAIWSTLLERPVTDTDTGFFELGGHSLLAIRMINQINRSCGTDLNMRDVVGALTVGDLAQRIGAAKRARVMDLPVIAQEPSLPAPLSFAQERIWTIDRIGNAGTSYTVPLIFEVTGAGFDRATAEAFLVALVAKHRVLACVYDAGDGTPVQDLGQQAPQLAYTDASTLAEAAADAARAQAERSCLDAPFDLRRGPVMRGHLVKLGADRHLWFLAFHHIAFDGASLALFVRELRSFLAHATLDAPPAPSYAAYARWQRETYDMADDLRYWKDRLEGAPVVHQIPLDHPRPPDQGFAGETIVQRLSVPLSQGLRAFASSVDSSEFATILALFAGYLQLLSGESDLVLGTPVANRQRPELENTMGCFINTLPLRMRLDTADSLSTLVARVQRDVQNDLSHDGVPFEKLVSALCPHRSFSHHPLFQIMVQLDNSDAHAFEASGVHFAALQPRETEAKFDLTLGIRPADDIALSWNFATDLFARATIERMMAEFVDWITACLADPSAPLPLLARKSAAATLCGPQRPAHPDTVAQRFTAMARTHPDRTVLCDGEVTLSYRQLETRARALCETFADLGIGPQMLVGVHLTRSADLVVAALACLLRDCVYLPLDPAYPVARTHRIIADARPALVICADGFGDVPAAQFDVTHARHQPAAADYDPREGVQDAAYVIYTSGSTGQPKGVQVGHASLSNFIDWMQTDLGLEAGARVLQVTSPSFDISITELIAPLAVGATVVIGPSMVDDGAVALVDLVAVQHINVLQMVPGMLQAFLDAAGGRTFSAVTRVYCGGESVPADLLRAARRSFPQARIFAVYGPTEATIWASAMDLADASTCGVMPLGQPAANTFLTVRDDRGRPVAPGQTGELHIGGAALALGYLDDPERTRAAFVTDADETTRLYRTGDLVRVAQDDSLHFIGRADTQIKLRGHRIELGEIETALRAAGATTAACVLTDDTLTAFVDAEAPERLRENLATRLPDYMMPARIVAHGPFPRTPNGKIDRRALSDAAHRIATLPDDAPPKARLRKRSPRSGRMCCAVARSGGTRTFLPSVDSRFWRFAS; this is translated from the coding sequence ATGGTGCATGACATCCTCAGAGAGGCGCAGGCCGAAGGCGTGCAGCTTTACGTCGAGGACGACAGGCTGAAATTCCGCGCGCGTGACGCCCCGCCCTCCGCGGCGTTAAGCGCGCAGATCAAGCGCAACAAGGAAGCGCTGATCGCACTCCTGACGGCCCAGCGCGTGCCCACCCTGACGCCGTCGGGGCGTGACCGTGCTCCGCTGACGCCCAATCAGGCACGGGTGTTTTATCAGGGGGCCGCCTTCGACACCGGCGAGACCTATGTGATGCAGGTCGCCTATCGCTTTGACGCGCTGCTCGATCCCGCGCGCCTGCGGGCGGCGTTTGAACGGATCGTCGCGCGCCATTCCGTCCTGCGCAGCCGGTTCTTTGTCGATGAAACCGGCGTACCGACGCAGCAGATCTGCGAGGAGGCGGCACGCTGCCTGATCTGGTCGGTTGAGGCGGACGTAGAGCCCGCGAAATGGCTGCACGCGCGGGCACAGGCGCGCTGCGATCTGTCGAGCGGGCAGGTTATGAACGTCGCCCTGCTGCAGGGTGCGGACGAAAGCCATCTGCATATCGCCTGCCACCACATCGCCTTTGACGGCGCGTCCTACGGGGCGCTTTTTGCCGAGCTGGTGCAGCTGTACGAAGAACCGGAAGCGGACCTCGCGCCGCTGCCGCTCCATTACGTCGATTTTGCGCTGTCGGAGGTCGGACAAGGGTGGTCACCGGCCAGTCGCGACTACTGGCGCGCGCAGCTCGACGGTGTGGCCTCTTTCAACGGGTTGCCGCCCGACAGGCCCCGCCCCCCCGTCGCCGACTTTGGCGGCACCGCGCTGCACCAGACCCTGCCCGCCGATCTGGAGGACGGGCTGTCGGCGCTCGCCGCCCGGGTTGGGGTCAGCCGGTTTACCGCCTATCTTGCCGCCTTCAATGTTCAGTTGTCGCGTTATCTGCGGACCGAGGATTGCGTTGTCGGAACACCTCTGTCAGGCCGCAGCCTGCCGCAGCTGGACGGTATGATCGGTTTTTTTGCCAATTTCCTCCCACTGCGCAACCGGATTGATCCGGCACTGAGCTTTCGCCAGCTTCTCGCGCAGGTTCACCGCACGAACCTGATGGCGCAGCAGCATCAGGATCTGGACGTCCAGGAGATGATCCGCGATCTGGGCTATGCAGGCGAGACCGCCTTTACCCCCCTCAACCAGATCGTCTTTTCGTTCGAGGAGTCGCGGGACGAGCATTTGATCCTCGGCGGACACAGGGGACAAAAACTGCCCCTGCCGCGACAGCGCGCGGCGTTCGACATCGAATGCAGCCTTGTCAAACACGCGGATGGCCCGCTGGAGGCGTATTGGGTTTATTCCGATGCCCTTTTTGACGCAGACACGATGTCCGGTTTCGCCGAGGCGTTCGAAACGACCCTGCGGCGGCTGATTGCGGCGCCGGAGACCGCGCTTGGAAAGATCTCCCTTGGCCCGACGGCCACACCTGCGCAGGCGCTCCACGCGGAGACACCGCCACCGTGTTTCATCGAGATGTTCGAGGCGCAGGTCGCCCGGTCTCCGCAGGCCGACGCCTGTAGATGGGTCGAACCGGACGGCACCGTCGTTACGCAAAGCTACGCCGCGCTCGATGCGCGGGCCACCGCGATGGCCGCCGCCCTGTTGCGCCACGGCGTTACAGCCGGGGATTGCATTGCGGTCTGCGTCGGCCCGCTCGCGCAGACGATTGCCCATCTCATTGCCGTACAGAAAACCGGCGCCGCCTACATGATCCTCGATCCCGCGATCCCGTCGGACCGCAGCCGAATGATGTACGCGCGCGCCGGATGCCACTGCGCCATCGGCACGGTGGTCGCGGGGCAGCTTCCGCCGGATGCGACGGTGATCGAAGCAGCGCCCGACGACGCCCCCTTCGTAACCGTGGAAGGGCCGCGCGAGGGTGCTGCGGTCGTGCTCTTCACCTCCGGGTCGACGGGCACCCCAAAGGGGGTATCGTTGCCGCATGGGGCGCTCGCCCACTTTCTGAGCGTGGCGCAGGGGCGCCTTGGCATCGGGCCGCGCGACTGCGCTGCCGTAGCCTCGACGCTGACCTTCGACGCGCATATTCTGGAAATCTACCTTGCCCTGTCGCAGGGCGGGTCGCTGGCGCTTCTGGATCCGGCACGGGCGCGCGATGCGGCCTTTTTACAGCGCGATCAGGACGCGCTCGGTATCTCCACATTATTTGCCACGCCGACAACCTGGCAGATCCTGCGGGACGCGGGCTGGCGACCACGCGACGGCATGACCCTGATCACCGGCGGTGAGACCCTGCCGCAGCACCTGTCGGACGATCTGCTGACCTGCGCGCACGATCTGCGTCTATTGAACGTCTACGGCCCGACTGAAGCGACGGTGTTCAACCTGTGCGCCTTTATGCAGCCGGATGTGCCGGTCAGTCTGGGTGTTGCGCTGCCCGGCAACCGGGTGCGGCTGGTCGATCCCTACGGCCATCCTGTACCGCCCGCGTGCCGGGGCGAGATCACGATCGCGGGGCCGCAGGTCGGGCTGGGCTATCTGGGGCCAGAGCCGGGATTTTCGGACGGGCCCGCCGGGCGCTGCTACGCGACGGGTGACATTGCCCGGCAGGCCCCCGATGGGCAGTTCAGCATGATCGGCCGCGAGGACTTCCAGGTCAAGATCCACGGTGTGCGGCTTGAACTCGATGAGATCGCCACCGCGCTTGAGCAGCACCCCTGCGTCATCCGCGCCACGGTTGTCCTGAGCGGGGCTGACGGGACGTTGGCCCGTCTGGCAGCCTACGTGGAAACCATCCTCGACCGCAAAGAGGCTGGTGCACAGCTCGCCCGGTTTCTGGCCGCACGGGTGCCGCGCAGCCACCTGCCCGGCAGCTATACCGTGCTGGACCGGATGCCCCTGACCCCCAGCGGCAAGATTGATCGCAACGCGCTCCCCGCGCCCACGGCGCAGACGGTGCTGTCGCAGGGCCGGGCGCCTGAAACCGCGCTTGAGCGCACAATCTGCGCGATCTGGTCCACCCTTTTGGAGCGGCCCGTGACCGACACCGACACGGGCTTTTTTGAACTGGGCGGGCATTCGCTTTTGGCGATCCGGATGATCAACCAGATCAACCGTAGCTGCGGCACTGACCTGAACATGCGCGATGTCGTGGGCGCGCTCACAGTGGGCGATCTGGCGCAGCGTATCGGGGCCGCCAAACGCGCCCGGGTGATGGACCTGCCGGTGATCGCGCAGGAGCCTTCCCTGCCCGCACCCTTGTCCTTCGCGCAGGAGCGGATCTGGACGATTGACCGGATCGGCAACGCTGGCACCTCCTATACCGTGCCGCTGATTTTCGAGGTCACCGGCGCGGGATTTGACCGCGCCACGGCAGAGGCTTTTCTGGTCGCGCTGGTCGCAAAGCACCGCGTTCTCGCATGCGTCTACGACGCGGGGGACGGCACGCCCGTTCAGGATCTCGGGCAACAGGCGCCGCAGCTTGCCTATACCGACGCCAGCACATTGGCGGAGGCGGCGGCGGACGCGGCGCGCGCGCAAGCGGAACGCAGCTGTCTTGACGCGCCATTCGATCTGCGTCGCGGCCCGGTGATGCGCGGGCATCTGGTCAAGCTGGGCGCGGACCGGCATCTATGGTTCCTCGCCTTCCATCACATCGCGTTCGACGGCGCGTCCCTCGCGCTGTTCGTGCGGGAGCTGCGCAGCTTTCTGGCGCACGCAACCCTTGATGCCCCGCCCGCGCCAAGCTATGCGGCCTACGCCCGGTGGCAGCGCGAAACCTACGATATGGCAGACGATCTGCGCTATTGGAAAGATCGGCTGGAGGGCGCGCCGGTGGTGCATCAGATCCCGTTGGACCACCCCCGACCGCCCGATCAGGGTTTTGCGGGGGAAACGATCGTCCAACGATTGAGCGTACCGCTGTCGCAGGGCCTGCGCGCCTTCGCCTCCAGCGTGGACAGCAGCGAGTTTGCGACGATCCTTGCCCTTTTCGCGGGTTATCTCCAGCTGCTTTCGGGCGAAAGCGATCTTGTGCTGGGCACCCCCGTGGCCAATCGCCAGCGGCCTGAGCTGGAGAACACCATGGGCTGCTTCATCAATACCCTGCCCTTGCGGATGCGACTGGACACCGCTGACAGCCTGTCGACGCTGGTCGCGCGGGTTCAGCGTGATGTGCAGAACGATCTGTCGCACGACGGGGTGCCATTCGAAAAACTTGTCAGCGCGCTTTGCCCGCATCGCAGTTTCAGCCACCATCCGCTGTTTCAGATCATGGTCCAGCTCGACAACAGCGATGCCCATGCCTTCGAGGCCTCAGGCGTGCATTTCGCGGCGCTTCAACCGCGCGAGACCGAGGCAAAATTTGATCTGACGCTGGGCATCCGTCCGGCGGATGACATCGCGCTCAGCTGGAACTTTGCTACCGACCTTTTCGCGCGCGCGACCATCGAACGGATGATGGCGGAGTTTGTGGACTGGATCACGGCCTGCCTCGCTGATCCTTCCGCCCCTCTGCCGTTACTCGCCCGCAAGAGCGCCGCCGCGACGCTGTGCGGGCCGCAGCGCCCAGCCCACCCCGACACCGTCGCCCAACGCTTTACGGCGATGGCACGGACCCACCCCGACCGGACGGTCCTTTGCGACGGCGAGGTCACGCTGAGCTACCGACAGCTTGAGACGCGCGCCCGCGCGCTTTGCGAAACGTTTGCGGATCTGGGCATCGGGCCGCAGATGCTGGTCGGCGTGCATCTGACGCGTTCTGCCGATCTGGTCGTCGCCGCGCTGGCCTGCCTTTTGCGCGACTGTGTCTATCTGCCGCTCGATCCCGCGTATCCTGTGGCGCGTACCCACCGGATCATCGCGGATGCGCGTCCGGCGCTTGTGATCTGTGCGGATGGGTTCGGCGATGTCCCGGCGGCGCAGTTCGATGTCACGCACGCGCGCCACCAACCGGCAGCGGCGGATTACGATCCCCGCGAAGGGGTCCAGGACGCCGCCTATGTGATCTATACCTCCGGCTCGACCGGCCAGCCCAAAGGGGTTCAGGTCGGCCACGCCAGCCTGTCGAATTTCATCGACTGGATGCAAACCGATCTGGGACTTGAGGCGGGCGCACGGGTGTTGCAGGTGACCTCACCGAGTTTCGACATCTCGATCACCGAGCTGATCGCGCCGCTTGCCGTTGGTGCAACCGTCGTGATCGGCCCGTCGATGGTGGACGACGGCGCGGTGGCGCTCGTCGATTTGGTGGCCGTACAGCACATCAACGTCCTGCAGATGGTGCCGGGCATGTTGCAGGCCTTTCTGGACGCGGCGGGAGGCCGCACCTTTTCCGCCGTGACCCGCGTGTACTGCGGGGGGGAGAGCGTGCCGGCAGATCTTTTGCGTGCGGCCCGGCGGTCCTTTCCGCAGGCCCGGATATTTGCAGTCTACGGGCCGACCGAAGCAACCATTTGGGCCAGCGCCATGGATCTTGCGGACGCATCAACTTGCGGGGTCATGCCGCTTGGCCAGCCGGCGGCCAATACCTTCCTGACAGTTCGCGATGATCGCGGACGGCCGGTGGCGCCCGGTCAAACCGGAGAGCTTCATATCGGCGGCGCGGCGCTGGCACTGGGCTATCTTGACGATCCGGAGCGCACGCGCGCCGCTTTTGTGACCGACGCAGACGAGACGACACGGCTTTACCGGACCGGCGATCTGGTTCGGGTGGCACAGGACGATAGCCTGCATTTTATCGGCCGCGCGGACACGCAGATCAAATTGCGCGGCCACCGGATCGAGTTGGGAGAAATCGAGACCGCCCTGCGCGCCGCCGGTGCGACAACGGCGGCCTGCGTTCTTACGGACGACACACTGACGGCCTTTGTCGATGCCGAGGCCCCCGAGCGATTGCGCGAAAATCTGGCAACGCGCCTGCCTGATTACATGATGCCCGCGCGGATCGTCGCGCACGGCCCTTTCCCGCGGACCCCGAACGGAAAGATCGACCGCCGCGCGCTCAGCGACGCCGCACATCGCATTGCGACCCTGCCAGACGATGCGCCCCCGAAGGCGAGATTGAGGAAACGCTCGCCGAGATCTGGCAGGATGTGCTGCGCTGTGGCCCGATCGGGCGGCACCAGAACTTTTTTGCCCTCGGTGGACAGTCGCTTCTGGCGATTCGCATCATGA
- a CDS encoding phosphopantetheine-binding protein, protein MLRCGPIGRHQNFFALGGQSLLAIRIMTTVSAILEEDVPVRVLFANPSIADLAAHIEHQLLGVPMTGPSA, encoded by the coding sequence GTGCTGCGCTGTGGCCCGATCGGGCGGCACCAGAACTTTTTTGCCCTCGGTGGACAGTCGCTTCTGGCGATTCGCATCATGACGACGGTCTCCGCCATCCTCGAAGAGGACGTTCCCGTGCGCGTCCTCTTTGCCAATCCAAGCATTGCCGATCTGGCAGCCCATATCGAACATCAACTGCTTGGCGTTCCAATGACAGGCCCGTCTGCATGA
- a CDS encoding AMP-binding protein, producing MAQKTPDAIACSAAHRSLSYDALQTASARFASHLLQSGLRQAQPVAIWADRTPEMILAVLGVMRAGGCVVPIDPRHPRARIDAILRDAEPLALFAADPAAASAAGVDPAWIRPIRPDDLPDVDADLPLPAPEDASYILYTSGTTGVPKGVVQTHAMLDNLIGWQLSQPGTPKRVLQFASLAFDVAFQEIFSAICGGATLVLMPVEAQRDVANLGQFLQDHRIERAFLPAAVLHVLQAPGRRQIHLLAARSSRRARR from the coding sequence ATGGCGCAAAAGACCCCCGACGCAATCGCGTGCAGCGCCGCGCATCGCAGCCTCAGCTACGACGCCTTGCAGACCGCGTCGGCCCGTTTCGCGAGCCATTTGCTGCAATCGGGTCTGCGGCAGGCGCAACCGGTCGCGATCTGGGCGGATCGCACGCCGGAAATGATCCTCGCCGTTCTGGGGGTCATGCGGGCAGGCGGCTGCGTTGTCCCGATCGACCCGCGCCATCCGCGCGCGCGTATTGACGCGATCCTGCGCGACGCAGAGCCGCTGGCGCTCTTTGCGGCGGACCCGGCGGCGGCATCGGCGGCGGGCGTTGATCCGGCATGGATCAGACCGATCCGGCCCGATGACTTGCCGGATGTCGATGCCGATCTGCCCCTGCCCGCGCCCGAAGATGCAAGCTATATCCTGTACACTTCCGGCACGACCGGGGTGCCAAAAGGGGTCGTTCAGACCCACGCGATGCTGGACAATCTGATCGGCTGGCAGCTTTCACAACCGGGTACTCCAAAGCGCGTCCTGCAATTTGCCTCACTCGCGTTTGATGTCGCCTTTCAGGAGATTTTCTCGGCGATTTGCGGCGGCGCAACGCTTGTTCTGATGCCGGTGGAGGCGCAGCGCGATGTCGCCAATTTAGGCCAGTTCCTGCAAGATCACCGAATTGAAAGGGCGTTCCTGCCTGCAGCGGTACTGCATGTGCTACAGGCCCCCGGACGCCGTCAGATCCACCTGCTTGCTGCGAGATCATCACGGCGGGCGAGGCGCTGA
- a CDS encoding condensation domain-containing protein: MTQNNDTPTPPKRFSRARLREVQEAQSLPIIDRGAGPFPAAPVQKMFWLLSQVEQAGSAYVIRAAFDISGKVDADALARAFAHLAHRHEILCARFEMRYNTLVVDHADPANAFPLTHSHLSQHADVQAELTRQAAIPMDLQKGPLAQAHLWTRAPDAHTLMIRLHHTVADDASIDILWHDLTQIYAALVADDPVPAPAATAAYLDVAQHQAVTGSDDAYWRRTLAGSPPLSTPAGDTRPRLIDHAGAVHRFDLGTDLVDAIAAFATKGGVTPFAVALAAWVIFLQNQSGQRDIVTSVPVSQRDTATLAHTVGPLLNTLALRVDHRAQADGIAFVKDVHDRFLTARAHAGTPINQVIELSEPARSAAHHPLFQTMFSWISRAATAPLSLGDLPAHPRGVHQTTAQLDLTLDLVAEGAGISCAFEYATCLFDADTVASFAQDFTAGLERLVTTQAGSGDARPAARISLPRSSSPETAPPVPERFAMQATRTPDAPALVDGGTW; this comes from the coding sequence ATGACCCAGAACAACGATACACCGACACCGCCCAAGCGGTTCTCCCGCGCGCGGTTGCGAGAGGTGCAAGAGGCCCAGAGCTTACCGATCATTGATCGCGGAGCCGGACCGTTTCCCGCCGCGCCGGTGCAAAAGATGTTCTGGCTTTTGTCGCAGGTCGAACAGGCAGGCTCCGCCTACGTGATCCGCGCCGCCTTTGACATATCGGGTAAGGTGGACGCCGACGCACTGGCCCGCGCATTCGCGCATCTGGCGCACCGCCACGAAATTCTCTGCGCCCGGTTCGAGATGCGCTATAACACGCTGGTCGTGGATCACGCGGATCCGGCCAACGCCTTTCCGCTGACGCACAGCCATCTGTCCCAACACGCGGATGTGCAGGCCGAACTCACCCGGCAGGCCGCGATCCCGATGGACCTGCAAAAGGGCCCGCTCGCGCAGGCGCATCTGTGGACCCGCGCGCCGGACGCGCATACTCTGATGATCCGTCTGCACCACACGGTTGCCGACGATGCCTCCATCGATATCCTGTGGCACGATCTGACGCAGATCTACGCGGCCCTCGTCGCGGACGATCCTGTGCCAGCGCCTGCGGCGACCGCCGCGTATCTTGATGTCGCACAACATCAGGCTGTGACCGGGTCGGATGACGCATATTGGCGCCGCACGCTGGCGGGATCGCCCCCGCTGTCCACCCCTGCAGGCGACACCCGGCCCCGGCTCATCGACCATGCCGGGGCGGTGCACCGCTTTGATCTGGGCACAGATCTGGTCGACGCCATCGCCGCCTTTGCCACCAAAGGCGGCGTCACGCCTTTTGCGGTCGCCCTGGCAGCCTGGGTGATCTTTTTGCAGAACCAAAGCGGCCAACGCGATATCGTGACTTCCGTACCGGTCAGCCAGCGCGATACCGCGACGCTGGCGCATACGGTCGGCCCACTTTTGAACACGCTCGCCTTGCGGGTTGATCACAGGGCGCAAGCCGACGGGATCGCTTTCGTCAAGGATGTGCACGACCGCTTTTTGACCGCGCGCGCGCACGCAGGTACACCGATCAATCAGGTGATCGAACTGTCTGAGCCCGCGCGCAGTGCCGCGCACCACCCGTTGTTTCAGACGATGTTCTCGTGGATCTCCCGCGCGGCGACGGCTCCCTTGTCGCTGGGCGATCTACCCGCCCACCCGCGCGGCGTTCACCAGACAACCGCGCAGCTGGATCTGACACTCGACCTGGTGGCGGAAGGGGCGGGCATCAGCTGTGCCTTTGAATACGCGACATGCCTTTTTGACGCCGACACCGTGGCATCCTTTGCGCAGGATTTCACCGCCGGTCTCGAACGACTGGTGACGACGCAGGCGGGATCGGGGGATGCGCGCCCCGCCGCCCGGATCAGCCTGCCCCGGTCCTCATCGCCCGAGACAGCACCGCCGGTGCCCGAACGTTTTGCAATGCAAGCCACCCGCACCCCAGACGCCCCCGCCCTTGTCGATGGGGGGACGTGGTGA